In Zerene cesonia ecotype Mississippi chromosome 18, Zerene_cesonia_1.1, whole genome shotgun sequence, the following are encoded in one genomic region:
- the LOC119834089 gene encoding solute carrier family 22 member 4-like translates to MSIIGTIHEDVTTDVLGKIGTWQWMVTLLSTALVIPTMLNHYDDMFLLKPSQDILCAPSQEFINRSLCSYTITNNSAVVSCDKWLVKFMWLFWIKKTWLIFCDKMQLLSTTVICRSGLVFGCIIFGVISDSFGRRIAIFGSLIADLVFRLTLVFCDSESWYRLLIFLKSLFTSANCYLELILVCEIASNSWRTKLSLIVSTPRILASLCLIPFANAAPNLDTYNFITFLLGTLLLIILRWIPESPQWLLYNRKIPKAEKTLFNAAKKNGVKLCSEFKIRPVNNKAYDCLEEEWTCLMILSNNNVRLLIIVSLWFWALYNFLFAPLFIKLHTRMQAYSPLHNLSIVVFLGLLNIFIMMKIKMRYLLTINIIVLGSSTAFVTFLEQTDFNSTICDLLTSIGLASGLISYALLLNITPRLFAVNIRATLVGCCHAAGHLGTITCYLLTSLRSINDSTMLITTLAVTVILVGLCFIFPDVDGRELPDTIKDMDYFSELSKPLRWATQKTNSPSNEEVEIRVYSFSSGGYNITANTSEDTVPARPIGFIRVWYRLRSFVRQLLTEIRTH, encoded by the exons TATGTTGAATCACTATGACGATATGTTTCTACTGAAACCGTCTCAGGACATACTCTGTGCACCAAGCCAAgagtttataaatagaagCCTGTGCAGTTACACAATCACCAATAATTCTGCGGTGGTGAGTTGTGACAAATGGCTTGTCAAATTTATGTGGCTGTTTTGGATTAAAAAGACG TGGCTCATATTCTGTGATAAGATGCAACTGTTATCAACAACAGTAATATGCCGTTCGGGTTTGGTATTTGGATGTATAATATTTGGGGTTATTTCTGACAG TTTTGGAAGAAGGATAGCCATTTTCGGTAGTTTGATTGCTGACCTTGTATTCAGACTTACTTTGGTCTTTTGTGACTCGGAGAGTTGGTACCGCCtgttaatatttctaaaatccTTGTTCACAAGCGCTAATTGTTACTTGGAATTAATTCTTG TATGCGAAATCGCAAGCAATAGTTGGCGGACGAAACTAAGCCTTATAGTTTCAACCCCACGGATTCTTGCTTCTCTCTGCCTTATTCCGTTCGCTAATGCTGCACCTAATCTGGATACATACAACTTCATTACTTTTTTGCTTGGAACACTATTGCTGATCATATTAAG ATGGATACCTGAATCACCCCAATGGTTACTCTACAATAGGAAAATACCGAAGGCGGAAAAGACATTATTTAATGCGGCAAAGAAAAATGGCGTCAAGCTATGcagtgaatttaaaataagaccaGTAAATAACAAA gcTTACGACTGTTTAGAAGAAGAGTGGACATGTTTGATGATTTTAAGCAACAATAACGTGAGATTATTAATAATCGTGAGCCTTTGGTTCTGGgcgttatataattttctgtttGCTCCATTGTTCATAAAACTACATACGCGGATGCAAGCATATTCCCCGCTTCATAATCTGAGCATAGTTGTATTTTTAggacttttaaatatttttatcatgatGAAGATTAAAATGAGATATTTgttgacaataaatataatagttttggGAAGTTCAACCGCTTTCGTGACCTTCTTGGAacaaacagattttaat TCTACCATATGTGATCTTCTAACTTCAATCGGCCTAGCATCAGGTCTAATAAGTTATGCATTGCTATTGAACATCACGCCACGGCTTTTTGCGGTTAACATCAGAGCTACATTGGTTGGCTGCTGCCACGCGGCGGGTCATCTTGGCACGATTACTTGCTACCTTTTAACATCTTTACGGTCTATCAATGACTCCACTATGCTAATAACAACCCTTGCAGTAACAGTAATTCTAGTTGgcctgtgttttattttccctGATGTGGATGGAAGAGAGTTGCCTGATACGATAAAGGATATGGATTATTTTTCAGA GCTATCAAAACCGTTACGGTGGGCAACACAAAAAACCAACTCTCCTTCGAATGAAGAGGTGGAAATAAGAGTTTATTCATTCAGCAGTGGTGGCTATAATATAACTGCAAATACTTCAGAAGACACCGTGCCTGCTCGGCCTATTGGTTTTATAAGAGTGTGGTACAGATTACGTTCCTTTGTAAGGCAATTGCTGACGGAGATAAGAACACATTAA
- the LOC119833715 gene encoding monocarboxylate transporter 10 — translation MKMGEDRDQVESSDLLSGTIRPKSVEPEINNSTSNEPPDGGFRAYSIVIGSFLTNGLLFGVINSYSVIYTVLQKRLKDDNIPNSDSKAALVGGLTMGTTFLLSPLSGVLTGLLGLRLTAVLGGTIATGSLLITSFVVDHVEALMFTYGIMYGLGASLAYTPSLAILGHYFKRYLGRVNGFVTIGSSIFTVIMPSLMKHMIENYGLQWMFRFLAVSTFGIALCGLLFKPISLVVIEKPSREDNTFQALMKTIVNVQIWKNKKYRLWALSMPVALFGYFVPYVHIQKFIEKTFTNVNVTLPLQCIGATSGLGRLMFGILADKKGVDRILLQQISFYVIGTLTIILPFVKSFELLIVICLCMGIFDGAFIALIGPIAFEFCGSAYAAQAIGCMLGLSATPLSIGAPLAAYLYTFHQSYTLPFVLAGISPIIGATLMFAIRFQRRSNEKKEARSNGHLSSSQDIEKPPSPLLKPNGVSQTTL, via the exons atgaaaatgggTGAAGATCGAGACCAAGTGGAAAGCAGTGATTTACTGTCGGGTACAATAAGGCCAAAATCTGTAGAGCCAGAAATTAATAACAGCACATCCAACGAACCACCTGATGGGGGTTTCAGAGCATATTCTATAGTAATCGGTTCTTTTTTAACTAATGGACTATTATTCGGtgttataaattcatacaGTGTTATATATACAGTGCTTCAAAAGCGATTGAAAGACGATAATATTCCCAATTCCGACAGTAAAGCAG ccTTGGTTGGAGGTTTGACAATGGGCACAACGTTCCTACTGTCACCCTTATCCGGCGTCCTCACTGGCCTCTTGGGGCTGCGACTTACCGCTGTCCTAGGAGGTACCATCGCTACGGGAAGCTTGCTAATCACATCCTTCGTCGTTGACCACGTAGAAGCCCTTATGTTCACGTATGGGATCATGTATGGATTGGGCGCGTCTCTCGCGTATACTCCTTCCTTGGCTATACTCGGACACTATTTCAAGAGATACTTAGGACGCGTCAATGGCTTCGTCACTATTGGCAGTTCCATCTTCACAGTTATTATGCCGTCGCTAATGAAACATATGATTGAGAACTACGGTCTCCAATGGATGTTCAGGTTCTTAGCTGTATCCACGTTTGGGATAGCTCTATGCGGTTTACTATTCAAACCGATTTCGCTTGTTGTTATTGAAAAACCATCCCGTGAGGATAATACTTTCCAAGCTCTTATGAAGACCATAGTAAATGTCCAGATAtggaagaataaaaaataccgtTTATGGGCCCTTTCTATGCCGGTCGCTTTGTTCGGATATTTCGTTCCTTATGTGCATATTCAgaagtttattgaaaaaacatttacaaatgttaaTGTAACCTTACCCCTTCAATGCATCGGTGCTACATCTGGTTTGGGAAGGCTAATGTTTGGTATTTTAGCTGATAAAAAGGGCGTTGATAGGATACTGTTGCAGCAGAtatctttttatgtcattgggACGTTAACGATAATTTTGCCATTCGTTAAATCATTTGAACTGCTTATTGTGATATGTTTATGTATGGGTATATTCGATGGAGCATTTATAGCTTTGATAGGTCCTATAGCGTTTGAATTTTGTGGGAGTGCTTACGCCGCTCAAGCAATAGGGTGTATGTTAGGTTTGTCAGCGACACCTTTGTCTATCGGTGCCCCGCTAGCAGCGTACCTCTACACCTTCCATCAATCGTATACTTTACCCTTCGTGTTGGCGGGAATATCTCCTATAATCGGTGCTACGCTCATGTTCGCTATACGTTTCCAACGTAGATCGAATGAAAAAAAGGAGGCCCGCTCAAATGGACACCTTTCTAGTTCACAAGATATTG AGAAGCCACCATCACCGTTACTTAAACCGAACGGCGTGTCTCAGACCACATTATAA
- the LOC119833714 gene encoding E3 UFM1-protein ligase 1 homolog, whose product MAPSTDWDEIKRLAADFQKAQLSSTSQRLSERNCIEIVTKLLELKLIDVIFTTDGKEYLTSQQLVKEIKDELYVRGGRVNTVELARELSVDLNQINNNLHEIIKGKDVQLISGYLISDEYTHKIAREINEKLQLQGQISVGELTLQYDLPADFLLHTILEKNLGSLIIGKQDPSEPRTFYTEEYITRTKAKIRGALMGLLKPTQIGIIISHCYVAERLFMNLFDQLNAPGVLTGRHSGALYVPSCYTKSQNEWVMSFWKQNNYLEYDALTRLGISDPKSYVKKVIHDDDMIFLSTCLIGSQIKLQLETALEECIASKSYLDVINLLPSILSDKDIENVLDVLLKNNAKSTTVFDNTVFSNQYIENLRQACMPMTNAKAEAIVKSGKYQQFYLEKQLAKTEQLQSHVDHKTERREERRRKATSGKGGGGTQGRETKTKAVKKHARSKQTAHDSDSEEEVTKKAQMQLEIVHVDDVESVIKDTLDNEGLEDLVMQIAEYLQVGLNQTALTIAKDLAEKLLQSANQNKKQTHSSAQDRINVLINDMKLYEKGLKLLPADQQAAYIKYLLKTFGADVLSEFCKYAANQCNISVQVDTLSPEQRNKILNDLPEEYMKPLRALNAALSEQNLDVFYQAADVCLAECGMILKKVDKKKDKLIVLNHREKLISELENCDDPALVLHLAALATFTILNQNMLHASGRQVPSIIAFLKGQLKDEDCAKLQQYQESVTKFLIAPEEEKSSLEEKLKEELPAIKNLVKEVKNYK is encoded by the exons ATGGCTCCTTCAACTGATTGGGATGAAATTAAAAGATTAGCTGCTGATTTTCAAAAAGCTCAACTTAGCTCAACTTCTCAGAG GTTATCAGAGAGGAATTGTATAGAAATAGTGACAAAGCTACTTGaacttaaattaatagatGTCATATTCACCACAGATGGCAAAGAGTACTTAACATCACAGCAGTTggttaaagaaattaaagatgaATTGTATGTCAGAGGTGGTAGAGTAAATACTGTTGAGTTAGCCAGAGAGTTAAGTGTTGATCTAaatcaaattaacaataatctCCATGAGATAATTAAAGGAAAAGATGTACAACTCATATCTGGATATCTAATATCAGATGAATATACTCATAAAATAGCAAGGGAAATAAATGAGAAGCTACAACTGCAAGGTCAAATTTCAGTTGGCGAGTTGACATTGCAGTATGATTTGCCCGCTGACTTTTTGCTACATACTATTTTGGAGAAGAACTTGGGTTCGTTAATTATAGGGAAGCAGGATCCATCTGAACCCAGGACTTTCTATACTGAAGAATATATTACAAGAACTAAAGCTAAGATCAGGGGTGCATTGATGGGCTTACTGAAACCAACACAAATCGGAATAATTATAAGTCATTGTTATGTAGCTGAACGTCTTTTTATGAACTTATTTGATCAACTGAATGCTCCTGGTGTGTTGACCGGTCGACATTCAGGAGCACTTTATGTACCATCGTGTTACACTAAGTCTCAAAATGAATGGGTTATGAGCTTTTGGAAGCAAAATAATTACTTGGAATATGATGCCTTGACTCGCTTGGGTATATCTGACCCTAAGAGCTATGTTAAAAAGGTGATacatgatgatgatatgatatttttaagcaCTTGTTTGATTGGTTCACAAATTAAGTTACAATTGGAGACGGCTTTGGAAGAATGTATTGCATCTAAAAGCTATTTGGatgtcattaatttattgccaTCAATCCTATCTGATAAGGATATTGAAAATGTGCTAGAtgttttgttgaaaaataatgcCAAATCTACAACTGTGTTTGATAATACAG TTTTCAGCAACCAATATATTGAGAACTTAAGACAAGCATGCATGCCTATGACAAATGCAAAGGCAGAAGCCATTGTGAAATCTGGTAAATATCAGCAGTTCTATTTAGAGAAACAACTGGCCAAAACAGAACAATTACAAAGTCATGTAGATCACAAAACGGAAAGACGTGAGGAACGTAGGCGCAAAGCAACCAGCGGTAAAGGAGGCGGTGGTACACAGGGCCGTGAAACAAAGACAAAGGCTGTGAAAAAGCATGCTAGATCGAAACAAACTGCGCATGATTCGGATTCAGAAGAGGAAGTCACCAAAAAAGCACAAATGCAACTTGAAATTGTTCATGTGGATGATGTGGAATCTGTTATTAAAGATACTTTAGATAATGAGGGTCTGGAGGATTTGGTAATGCAAATTGCAGAGTATTTACAAGT GGGTTTAAACCAAACAGCACTCACAATTGCTAAGGATTTGGCCGAAAAGCTATTACAGAGCGCAAATCAAAAcaagaaacaaacacattcaTCAGCTCAAGACAGAATAAATGTCCTCATAAACGATATGAAACTATACGAAAAAGGTTTAAAACTCCTTCCAGCGGACCAACAAGCtgcttacataaaatatttattgaaaacatttgGGGCTGATGTGCTTAGTGAGTTTTGTAAATACGCAGCAAATCAGTGTAATATATCTGTTCAAGTTGATACTTTATCACCTGAACAAAGGAACAAAATTCTTAACGATTTGCCAGAGGAATATATGAAACCATTGCGTGCCTTGAACGCGGCACTCTCTGAACAAAACTTGGATGTATTCTATCAAGCTGCCGATGTGTGTCTCGCGGAATGTGGTATGATCCTGAAGAAGGTTGATAAGAAGAAGGATAA ATTGATTGTATTAAATCACCGTGAGAAACTTATATCTGAGTTGGAGAATTGCGATGATCCAGCACTAGTTTTACACCTGGCTGCACTTGCGACTTTTACCATATTGAACCAAAACATGCTCCATGCATCAGGCCGCCAAGTTCCTTCTATAATAGCATTCTTGAAAGGACAGCTTAAGGATGAGGATTGTGCAAAACTACAACAATATCAAG AATCTGTAACTAAGTTCTTAATCGCACCTGAAGAAGAAAAGAGCTCTCTAGAAGAAAAACTTAAAGAAGAGTTGCCAGCCATTAAAAATCTAGTGAAGGaggttaaaaattacaaataa
- the LOC119833939 gene encoding prefoldin subunit 3, whose product MEGDGTENTKSFSGIPEAIFVDNVDEFMNLPENNEGVKKVLRRLDEQHGKYKFMEYTLNTKRRRLRQQIPDLARSLEMIEKLKTQKENVETQFLLSDQVFVKADVPPTNTVCLWLGANVMLEYTLEDAEKLLTTNMATAKKNLACVEHDLDFLRDQWTTTEVNMARVYNWDVKRRQAVKASS is encoded by the exons ATGGAAGGAGACGGTACTGAAAATACAAAGTCTTTTTCAGGGATACCGGAAGCAATATTCGTG GATAATGTTGACGAGTTTATGAATTTACCGGAAAATAATGAAGGAGTTAAAAAAGTCCTAAGAAGACTTGATGAACAACACGgaaagtataaatttatggAATATACATTAAACACCAAAAGGAGGCGGCTCCGACAACAAATTCCCGATTTAGCTAGATCGCTCGAAATGATTGAAAAACTGAAAACCCAAAAAGAAAACGTTGAAACACAGTTTTTACTCAGCGATCAAGTTTTTGTTAAG GCTGATGTACCACCTACAAACACTGTGTGTTTATGGCTTGGAGCTAATGTGATGTTGGAGTATACATTAGAAGATGCAGAAAAACTACTCACAACTAATATGGCTACTGCAAAGAAAAACCTTGCATGTGTTGAGCATGATTTGGACTTTTTAAG AGACCAATGGACAACAACAGAAGTGAATATGGCTAGAGTTTACAACTGGGATGTAAAGAGACGGCAAGCTGTAAAAGCATCCAGCTAA
- the LOC119833783 gene encoding guanine nucleotide-binding protein subunit gamma-1 has protein sequence MDMMVSTLQQQRAVTEQLRREAAIKRIPVSVAVSDIVRFISEHEQEDCLLVGFSSQKVNPFREKSSCTVL, from the coding sequence ATGGATATGATGGTGTCGACTTTGCAACAGCAACGCGCTGTTACAGAGCAGCTGCGGCGGGAGGCAGCGATCAAACGCATCCCGGTATCGGTTGCTGTATCGGATATTGTTCGATTCATAAGTGAACACGAACAAGAAGACTGTCTCTTGGTTGGCTTTTCAAGTCAGAAAGTCAACCCCTTCCGTGAAAAAAGTTCATGCACCGTATTGTAA
- the LOC119833956 gene encoding DNA fragmentation factor subunit alpha-like isoform X1, translating into MENGINQPYKICDVNREKKKGIVASSLEDLLSKVPEKLGLPAENLTVVLECDGTEVDDEEYFSTLDPDTSLMILHGTEKWAPNMPKCQVSLDQTDDVSLGDKSQVANLVGRLQHNLCHISLLGGQDLELLSDMDPDSLADIVTDRDNRIILEHIKEASGRILLEKRQAQDAMELLKLYHQSVANGTEDVSPQSQERV; encoded by the exons ATGGAGAACGGTATAAACCAACCGTACAAGATATGTGATGTGAATCGAGAGAAAAAGAAAGGAATCGTGGCTTCATCATTAGAAGATTTGTTATCAAAAGTACCCGAAAAGCTAGGATTGCCGGCAGAGAATTTAACTGTGGTTCTTGAGTGTGATGGAACAGAAGTAGATGATGAGGAATATTTTTCAACGCTTGATCCAGACACATCCTTAATGATCTTACATGGCACTGAAAAATGGGCACCCAATATGCCGAAATGCCAAGTTTCACTGGATCAAACGGACGACGTGTCTTTAGGTGATAAGAGTCAAGTTGCGAATCTCGTTGGTCGGCTCCAGCACAATTTATGTCATATTTCTTTGCTAGGTGGTCAGGACCTGGAACTATTGTCTGACATGGACCCCGACAGCCTTGCTGATATTGTGACAGACAGGGACAACAGAATAATTCTAGAACACATCAAGGAAGCATCTGGCAG GATACTACTGGAGAAACGTCAAGCTCAAGATGCCATGGAACTACTAAAGCTGTACCATCAAAGTGTAGCAAATGGAACGGAGGATGTATCTCCTCAAAGCCAAGAGCGAGTTTAA
- the LOC119833956 gene encoding cell death activator CIDE-3-like isoform X2 has translation MENGINQPYKICDVNREKKKGIVASSLEDLLSKVPEKLGLPAENLTVVLECDGTEVDDEEYFSTLDPDTSLMILHGTEKWAPNMPKCQVSLDQTDDVSLGGQDLELLSDMDPDSLADIVTDRDNRIILEHIKEASGRILLEKRQAQDAMELLKLYHQSVANGTEDVSPQSQERV, from the exons ATGGAGAACGGTATAAACCAACCGTACAAGATATGTGATGTGAATCGAGAGAAAAAGAAAGGAATCGTGGCTTCATCATTAGAAGATTTGTTATCAAAAGTACCCGAAAAGCTAGGATTGCCGGCAGAGAATTTAACTGTGGTTCTTGAGTGTGATGGAACAGAAGTAGATGATGAGGAATATTTTTCAACGCTTGATCCAGACACATCCTTAATGATCTTACATGGCACTGAAAAATGGGCACCCAATATGCCGAAATGCCAAGTTTCACTGGATCAAACGGACGACGTGTCTTTAG GTGGTCAGGACCTGGAACTATTGTCTGACATGGACCCCGACAGCCTTGCTGATATTGTGACAGACAGGGACAACAGAATAATTCTAGAACACATCAAGGAAGCATCTGGCAG GATACTACTGGAGAAACGTCAAGCTCAAGATGCCATGGAACTACTAAAGCTGTACCATCAAAGTGTAGCAAATGGAACGGAGGATGTATCTCCTCAAAGCCAAGAGCGAGTTTAA